The region TCCACCACATTGGAAGTATTAATCACCAGGGTCGGTAAGGCGATCGCCGCAACAGCTAAAGTCATCGACGATCCATTTACCCGTGCCAGGATTGGTTTAAACTCCTGTTCTTTATAACGAATTCCGCCCGTTAACATTGCCAGCCCCATCAGCAACAGCAAGTCACTGAGCAAGGTACCAGTGATACTGGCTTTCACAATATCGATGAGTCCTTCCCTCAGGGCAACCAGAGAAATAATCAACTCGGTGGCATTGCCAAAAAAGGCGTTAACCAATCCACCAACCGAGGGACCCGTGACAACAGCAACTTTTTCCGTTGCAGTGCTAAGCCAGATAGAGAGGGGAATAATTGCCAGGGCAGACAGGATAAACACAGCAAAATCTCCCCAATTCAATCTATCCGCCGACACAGAAAGAGGCACAAAAATCAGCAGGATCAGGGGAATCAAGTTTTTCCGCATAGCTAGTTAGGGAGTGCTACAGTCAGACTATCCCACTAAATCTGAATATCTGGTATCTTCCGAACGAGAAGTTAAGTTGTTACTGGACTTAGCCAGTTTGGGCAAGTGCGCCAATATAACTTAACAAGATCGAAATTCTCACACTGCTCTCAATCTGCTATAGTACAAAAGTACTGGATAGTTCCTACTTCTTGGTGCTGTCAATCCCCCGTCAGATGAGGCGGTTTTTCTCAATGGAAGAACATCAAGCCCAAAGATACCCTTCTCAGACATACCAGGTTTCGCGAAATCTAGCGCATCAGCCGTACCCTATCTCAGAGGAGGATGAAATGCCGTTGGAGGAAGATGCCAATGTGGTGCCGATAAAACAGCGTCCGGCATCCCAAATTCCTCAAGGAACGCTCGGCAGCATCGCAGAAGATCCTCTATCGCCGCGATCGCCCACCAAGCGCAAGCAAACTGGCTCGGGCAAAGGGCGCGCAACCAGCAAACCAAAGCCTGCCGCTACGTATCGGGCACCCCAATCAGCCAAGCATCAACTCTTTGCGGATGAACTCCAGCATTTAGAAGAATTAGCTGATCGGATTAATCAAATTTTGGCGGAGCGTGCTCGCAAAAAAGCCTGGATGGAACAGTCTCAGTCGATGTCACTGGGTATGGAAGTCGATCCGGACTTTACCCAAGCGTATGGGCGATCGCCGCAATTCCCCTCTGATCCGATGCAAATATCACTGGAACAATCTGCAACCGAAGACCTGAAGCAACAGGCAAAGCGAATTCGGCAACGCCTTTCCCAGTTAGAACTGATGATGGATGAGGCAGATACGCCAACAATGCCTTCCCAGAATCAACAGGTTAGGGATGGAACTCGTGGTTACGCTGCTCGCTCCCCTTATTCACCTCCTTCGGTTCAACAGCCCGCAGAGCCATCCTACAGCCATTCTTCTTCCTATGGACACTCGCAACCTCACCCCAACCACAATCCCTTTGATCCAATGCGCCAACGGTATGAGCATGAAGCATGGAGAGCCAATGAAGAATTGCAACACTTAATAGCTCAAGGGCAATCTTACAATCAACCAGAGGGATACCGCGATCGTATTCGGCAACCAGCCTACAATCAGCCGTCTACCCAGGAACCACAACAGCCCTTTGAACCAACAATTCGCCGATCCTTATCTCATCTACAGCGATTACCCCTGTGGCGATTTTTTGAGCTACCCGATGAACCCGTTGAGCGGTTAAAAGACGCTGTAATTTGGATTGGATTAGCAGCAATTTCGCGGTTTGTTTTCCGCTACTTCCTTTCTTCTTTGCCGTTCCTGTCTCCCGTGCTTACTTTGATGATGCTAGCACCCGCAGCTTTAGCCATTTTCCTGGCACTATTTGTGCCAAAGACAGGGTGGATACCGTTTTATCGTTTGTTTTTAGTGATGTTAGGGCTATTCATCGGTGGAAAACTTTTTTAGATTCAGAGGACACTGCGATGAATCATCATGAATTATTGGGAAGTGTGTCACGACGAGTTATTGCTGGAGGTGCAGCTTTGCTGGCACTGGGGTTACTACTGGATATGTATGGTATGCCATCATTTGGGAATCGCCGGAGCATTGCCTCTGCCTGTCAAGAGGTGATGAAATCAGAAGCAACTCTTTCCAAAACTCAACTTGCCCAATTGCTAACCATCTCTGAAGGAGATAAGAAGCAACGCATTCGTGACATTGTGAAAGAGCCGTACTGCAAACTACCGAGCTTACAAATTCGGGCAGGTGCAACCGCACAGCGAGAGGCCTATCCCTTGGAATTTGATCGCGACACATGGCTGGTGGTGTTGTACGAAGGTGACCAGTACACTGGTTATCGATTTGCGACACAGTAGCCAGTAGCTATATTTCATAGACTTCTAGCGGCAAACCGTCTGGGTCCTTGAAGAAGGTAAAGCGTTTGCCTGTGAGGTGATCGAGGCGAATCGGTTCAGTAAGGATGCCTTTGCTGTTGAGATCGGCGATCGCAGCCTCCAAATTCTCAACCTTAAATGCCAGATGACGTAATCCGCAAGCTTCAGGGTTGTTGACCCGCTGAGGCGGATCAGGAAACGAAAACAACTCAATCCGATCAGTCTCTCCCACTTGCAAGTCCAGCTTGTAGGAATTTCGGGCTTCTCGATAAGTTTCCTGAAGGATGGGAAATCCGAGCAATTCTACATAGAACCGTTTAGAGCGCTCATAGTCTGAGCAAATAATGGCAACGTGGTGAATGCCGCGCATGGAAGATGAACAATAGAAGATTGGCGATAGAAGATTGAAATGCAGCGTGCCCCTGGCTCATCTCACCTCTGCAATCTACAATCTAAACCACTGGCAAAATCATGCCTTCCCGTGCCAGCACACTGTTGGGAAAAACGGCTTCAACCTGAGCTTCGACATTATCTAAGAAGTCATCGGAGTGATTGGGGTCGTGGTGAAAAACGACCAGTTTTTTTACACCCGCAGCTTTGGCAGCTTTTACTGCTTCTTGCCAGGTAGAATGCCCCCAGCCTTTTTTGGGTGCTTTGGGATCGTGATATTCTTCGTCAGTGTAGCAGGCATCGTAAATTAAAACGTCAGCATTGCGAGCAAGATGTAGCAAGTTTTCGTCCAGGTGGTCGGGGTAATGTTCTGTATCGGTAGCATAAACAGCCGTGCGTCCCTGCCAGGTAATCCGGTAACCCATTGCTGTGTTGGGATGGTTGAGGGAGCCTGTTTCAATCGTGATGTCTCCCAACTGCATTACGTCACCAGGGAAGAGGTCGTAAAACTTCAGGTCAGACTGCATTACCTGCATCGGCACCGGAAAGTTAGGATGTAACATCTGGTCATGAAGGCGTTGCTTCATCGTGGCACCGTTGGGCGCGATCGCTCCATAAATATGAAAGCAGTTGCCCTTAATAAAAGCAGGCACAAAAAAGGGAAAGCCCTGAATATGATCCCAATGGGAATGGGTAAAGAACATGTAGGCTTCTACAGGCATTTGCTTCAACAGCGATTTTCCTAACAGTCGTAAGCCCGTTCCTCCATCAAAAATCAGGCGCTTACCATCCACTCGCATTTCCACACAGGAGGTGTTACCACCATAACGAACCGTTTCGCTACCAGGAGAGGGGATGCTACCTCGAACCCCCCAAAACTGGATAACAAAATCAGTTGGGGAACTCATCTCCTGAACTGGTTCTTGAGTAGCCTCTGCCGTAGAAGTTGATTCAAGCTCTGACATTGTCTATTACGTTTGCCTTTTCTAGCAGGTCTGTGTATTGGTGGACTTGAAGCGGACGGTTTTGGTCATCAACCAGGACGACAGTAGGAGAATAGGATTTCAGTTCTTCTGGAGACAGTTGCCCGTAGGTCATAATGATCAGGCGATCACCAACCATTCCCAACCGAGCTGCAGCACCATTTAACTGAATATCTCCTGAGCCAGCAGGAGCAGCAATTGCATACGTAATCAAACGCTCTCCATTTGAAACATTCACAACTTGCACCTGCTCATAAGGTAGAATGCCCGCAGAGTGAAGCAAAATCTCATCAATACTTATACTACCAACGTAATTTAAATTGGCAGCCGTTAGAGTGCATTGATGAATTTTGGATAGAAGAAATGTACGATACATATCCTGAAAATGCTTCTTAAGCGTAAGAAGCGCTGTTTAACGAGTCACCCTGGATACTACTGGATACTGTATATTTCTCATTTTGTGAGAAACAACAGGGTCACAGATGGCTAAAAAGGCAGAAAACTTAACAAATCTTCATATATCAGAGACCTAGAATAGTGCTCTAAGTCTCTGATTATAATTCCTTATCTCCTAAGTGGGTTAGATTTTATTTAGTGCTACCTGCCTTAATGCACTGCTCAACCAGTGGTATCACCTGGTCAACATCCTTCCAGCCTAAAATCTCGGTCACCTTGTTTTCCAGATTTTTGTAAGTTCTAAAGAACTCAGCAATTTCATCCAGACGGTGGGGGGCTACATCCGCAAGTGACTTGACCTGTGCATAGCGGGGGTCTTTATCAGGTACACAGAGGATCTTCTCGTCGCGATCGCCACCATCAATCATCTCCAACATCCCAATGGGGCGTGCCGCAATGATGCATCCCGGAAACGTTGGCTGATCCAGCATTACCATGCCATCAAGCGGATCGCCATCATCCGCCAGGGTGTTGGGAACAAAACCATAGTCGAAGGGATACTGCACTGAGGCATAGAGCACACGATCCAGGGCGAACGCATTCAAGTCCTTGTCGAACTCATACTTATTTTTACTCCCGCCTGGAATTTCGATCAGGATATTTAGCAGACCTGGTTTTGGTTGAGGCGGAATACGAGATAAATCCACAGCGTTTCTCCCAAACAATCAACATCAACGAGGATTCTTCCTCGACTAGCATTTTAAGGGAATACGGGACGATGGAGAGAGCAAGCAGGCAAGGGAGGCAGAAGTCAGAAAATAAAGCCGCATTTAGCCGCCTTATTCCCAATTCCCGATTCCCTTCACTAGCGGCAAAAATACCGGAACCAGTTCTGCCTTACTCGTGACTAGGGTAGGGTAGGTGCGATCGCTATAGTCTTTACCTGGCTGGAGTGGAAAAATGGGATTAGGTTCTAGAGCAGTCCACGTAGCACCAGCAGCTTGGGTGATCGCCCAGACAGCAGCGATGTCCCAAATTTTTGGCGTGGCTTCTACACCGCCGAGTGACCATCCTGCTGCCACGGTAAGCAGATTGTAAGTGGCAACGCCCAACATCCGAATTTTGCAAGGAATCGGATGTTGCAGAATAGAGATGCTACGGGCACAAAGGTTGAAGAAATGATTGGGACTGGGTTGCTCAGCACTGGTGCAGATAGGATGCCGATTGAGGCAGGCTCCCGTGGGCATCTCTAAGCCAGAATCACCCCGCCAATAGCCATGAAAAAATTGGCGTAGGGGCGGAATGTGAACAGAGCCAAAAACGGGAGTGCCTTTGTAGAGTAAACCGAGGGAGATCCCCCAGAGCGGCAAACCACGGGCAAAGTTGGTGGTGCCGTCAACAGGGTCAATAATCCAGCACCAGTCAGTAGCCGGAAAGATGTGTTCCACCTCTTCGCTAAGTACGCCGTGGTCAGGAAAGGTTTGGTGGATGGCAATCCTCAGCTCTTCGTCTGCCCAGCGATCGCTCTGGGTCACCAAACTGCCATCGGCTTTTTCGGCTGCCTGGGCAAAACCCACGTCTTGCAGTAAGTGATCGCCGACTCGATGCGTAGTCGTTTCAGCAAAATCCAGTACTTGAGTCCAAAAGTCCATTGGGCACACAAAGGGAATGGGACTTTCCTAATCTACTGCTTCTATCTCCCAGTCAAACCTCAACCGTTCAACAACTTGCCTATTAGGTTGCAATTTACTCCCTCACCCAATTTTCGCCATAATCACACTAAAATCGCACTATGGAAGCATGTCAAATAACTGTTGCCTAATCGCTATCGCTGGCAATCACAGCGGCGATCGCATCTTTTGCGTTCATCTTAAACTCTTGCACACTGACCCGACGCAATAAGAAAATTGCTGCAATCATGCAGACTGCTTGCAGCAAGAAAACCAAGCTATAGGCAGTCACCAAGTCAGACGTTAAGCGTTTGCCAATGTCGAGAGTGGCACCACCAATAACTGTTGCCAGTCCTCGGGCGATCGCCTGCGACAACCCCCATGCACCGATAAAAGTTCCGGCAGTTTCTGCTGCAGTCAAGTCCAGCATCAAGGTCACTGCACCCGTCGTCGTCACACCAGATGCCAGCCCAAAGATCAGCAGCGCCATTTGCAAAAACTTAGGATTGGCTGTGAAGCCTGCCGCAATCACCAACGTCAACGTCAACACCACACCTTGACAGCCCAGAGCTGCCGTCTTCTGTTTGCCAAGACGAGGGGCCAGGAAAAAGCCCGCTCCCAAGATACCAATCAAAGTACCGATGCCCCAGAAGGCGTTGAGTGTAGCAGTTGATCCGGCAGGCATATTGAAGACTTCGCCCCCGTAAGGCTCCAACACTGCATCTTGTAGAAACAAGCCCAGCGTCATTGCCAGCAAAAAGGTGAAAAAGAAGCGCGTTTGACGGCTGGCAGTCAGAATTTTCCAGGCACGTCCCAGGGTAATTTGCTGCTCGGTATCGTGTCCCTGAGTTCTCACCGAAAAGCGCGAATATTTCTTCTCAACGCCCCAGGTTGCTACAAGCGCCAGTCCTACTACAATCCAGGGCACTACAAGAAACAACCGATTAATGCTGCTTTGCAACACTTCCAGAGATGGATTAGTTCCGACCTGGCGTAGCATAATCCCAATGGTAATAGCACCAATGATCGTGCCACCAATCAACATTGCCCAGTCCACGCCAACAATTCGCGATCGCTCCTCTTCCTCCGTTACATCCACTAGCAACGTAGCAAATGGAGTAGAACTACACCCAACGGCAATGCCATAAATCCCAAACAGTGCCGCCAACAAGCCCGTCCAGGCATAGGTGGAAAAACTCCAACCTGCGCTTTCTAAGCTAGCTCCTACTTGCCACATCACCTGCACCGCAATAAATGCCGTCACCGCGAGTCCAATAGCACCACAAAGAACATAGCCTGTTCGATGCATACCCAAAATTGGGCGTGTATCCGACTGTTGCCCAAACCAAACGCGGGTTGGAGCAACGAAGAGAGTCACAGCGAGAACAGCACTGGCGATCGTGGCGGGTACGCCCAGTTCCTTAATTAACACCCGGTTGAGCAACCCGAACAACAACACTGACATCATCCCCAGCCCAAGCTGAAATAACCCCAACCGCATCATAGTAAGGAGATTAACGCGAGGGAGAAGGGCAGTATTAGCCGAGGGCAAATCAGAGTAATGGTTGCGTTCCATATCTAGAGTTAGAAACGATTCAAAAACGAAGGCGTGAAACCCCTCTTTCAAAAGGGGCTTGATCGACCTTGCTTTCTAGAATAAAGCCCGGAGAGGGTTTGTATCGCGTTAGACTCAAAGTTGTAACGTTCTGTAAAGCTCTTGAGGGATAGATTTGTGGATATGATTGCGCTTAAACCTAACGGACCTAGCATCGCGCCTCTGGGCATTGGAACCTGGCAGTGGGGCGACAAGCTGTTTTGGAGCTATGGCAAAGATTATGGTGCAGACCAGGTACGAGCGGCATTCTTTGCGGCGTTGGAAGCAGGCGTGTGTTTCTTTGACACGGCGGAGGTCTATGGCTTAGGCGAATCCGAGCGGCTCTTGGGGCAGTTTATGAAGGAAACGGATCAACCCGTTCAAGTGGCAACTAAGTATTTCCCCTTGCCCTGGCGATTTGGTCCTCAAGCCGTAGAAGATACCTTAACTGCCAGCCTCAAACGGCTCCAGGTGGAGCACATCCCGCTGTACCAAGTTCATGCCCCGCTGGATTTTCTCATGGGACAACGCACGCTGATGAATGCACTGGCAGACGAGGTAGAGAAGGGTAGAATTGGCGCGATCGGCATCAGCAACTACTCCGCCGAGCAAATGCGGAAAGCTCACAAATACCTGGCAGCACGAGGAATTCCACTTGCAGTCAACCAGGTACGCTACTCGTTGTTAAGTCGGCAAATCGAAAGCAACGGCATTTTCGAAACAGCACGGGAACTAGGCATTACGATTCTTGCCTACAGTCCTCTGGCACAAGGGCTGCTCACCGGCAAGTACACGCCTGAATCAGCTCCCACTCCCGAGGGTGCCCGTCGGATTGATCCACGATTTAAAGAAAAAGGACTGGAAAAAATTGCCCCCTTGATCAATACGTTGAAGCGAATTGGCGAAACTCATCAACGCACTCCGGCTCAAGTTGCGCTCAACTGGTTAATTGCTCAGGGCAATGTTATCCCAATTCCCGGTGCAAAAAATGCAGAGCAGGCGCGACAAAATGCAGGCGCGTTGGGCTGGAGTTTGAGTCCGGATGAGGTCGGCGAGATTGAAGAGTTGAGTCGAGGGTGGAGGTAGGAGAATGGGAATAGGGGATGGGGAGATAGGGAAGATGGAAAAGATAAAAGATAAGGAGACAGGGAGATGGGGTTGTTTCGGGATTGGGGTTTTAGTACGGCCAGTTGGCGGGGAGAACGGGGGGAGTATTGGGTGCTGGCTCAAGTTCTGCTGATTCTGGGGTTTTTGGTGTTCCCGGTCTATCGCCTTGCCAGTTGGGAGAGTTGGTTGAGTTCTCCAGTGATCTACTGGCTGAGGGGTTGGGCGATCGCGTTCGCAATTGTAAGTCTGTTGTTCTTTGCAAAGGGCTTGCTGGATTTGGGCACAAATCTGACTCCCTTGCCGCATCCCCGTGATGATGGAGAACTAGTGCAATCCGGGATTTATAGCATTGTTCGCCATCCAGTTTATAGTGGGGTGATTTTTGCGGCGGTCGCGTGGGCACTCTATCAAGTAAGCCTGCCTCATCTAATCGGCGTCTTCATCTTCCTGGTTTTCTTTGATGCCAAAGCCCGTCAGGAGGAGAATTGGCTGATTCAAAAGCATCCTGAGTACACTGAGTATCGTCAGCGGGTCAAGAAACTGATTCCGTGGATTTATTAATCTCAACTAAATGAGGCGCATCCAACTCAATAGATGCCTGCTTATGCAGAAGTTGAATTGGTAGAAGCGATCGCTGGGCTACATAAACTCACTTCTAGGAAAAATCCAGATCCCTAGACACCATATGTATAAAGTTTTGATTGTAGATGACAGCCCAACCGTGCGGGAAATGGTTTCCGAGCAACTTCGTGGCAGCGGGTTTGAGGTGATTGAAGCAGTGGATGGAGAGGAGGCGATCGCTAAAATCCAGATAGCCCCGCCCGACATTGTAGTGACTGATATTGTAATGCCCCGCAAGAACGGCTACGAACTCACACGCTGGCTCAAAAATGAACCAGGGACAAAACACATTCCAGTAGTGATGTGCACCAGTAAAGGTGAAGAATTTGACATCTACTGGGGTATGAAACAAGGAGCCGATGCTTACATTACGAAACCTTACCACCCACCTGATTTAGTTGCAGCCGTAAAGCGGCTATTGAGGTGATCATAGTTTAATCCGGTTAGGAATCTTGCCGTACTCTGACAGGAAAGCTTGTATCTCTAAAGTTTTGCTAACCTGAAAACAGACCCATTTGCCCCTGTTCTCGTGAATCGCACGATTGTTTGGTTTCGTCGAGATCTCCGAATCGCGGATCATGCACCAATTTACCGGGCGGCTTTGCGGGGTGCGGTGATTCCTGTGTTTGTCTTTGATCGCGCCCTATTGCACCATCCTGAAACAGCACCTGCACGGGTCGAGTTTTTGCTACAAGCCCTGATGTCGCTAGATCAGGAGTTGCGCGATCGCGGTGGTCGGTTAATTATTCGGTCTGGTGATCCAGTAACAGTTTTACCTAACTTAATTCGGGAAACTGAAGCCGATGGCATCTATGCCCATATTGATTTTGAGCGGATTTATGGACGAGTACGAGATGCCCGGTTGAATCAGGCTCTAGCAGAACAAGGGCTTAAAATTCGCTGGTTTGAGCCATTAGGCACCACCCCTGATCTGATTCCCTATCCAGCCTATCGTGACCTGTGGTACGCCCACATGGAAGCAGATCTCATTCCCACCCCAACACGCATTGACACTCCAGAAACTATTCTCAGCGACCCAATTCCTACTTTGACAGAACTGGGGCATGTATCGGATGGCAAACCTATTCCACCTGCCAGCATTCATGCTGCCCGTCGGCTTTTGCAAGAATTTTTGGATGAAAAAAGCGATCGCTACTACTGGCAACTGTCCTATCCCAGTGCTGAAGCTACCACTGGACTTAGCCCTCACATTAAATTTGGTGTGATTTCAATTCGGGAATGTTACCAGACTGCCAAAGCAATCGAACCCATTGCCGACTGGCGGGTAGAGCGCAGCCAGAAACAACTGATCGCCCGTATACGCTGGGGTAGCGGCTTTGCCCAACGATTCCGCTATATGCCTCAGCTAGAAGTGCGATCGCTGTATCGGGTGTTTGATGAAGACGGCTGGGATTTTGATGAAGCACTCTACCAAGCGTGGCAAGCTGGACAAACCGGATTTCCCATCGTCGATGCGGCGGCACGTTGCCTCCAGGCGACTGGCGGTTGGAAAGAGCTAAACTTCCGTTCCCGCGCGCTCTACTCCAGTTTCCTCAGCAACCTCTTGGGGATGGATTGGCGTTATGGAGCGCTTCACTTCATGCGGCATCTAATTGATGGCGATTGCCCAATTGACCATTACCAGTGGGCAATGCAGGCAGGAGTGACCCACTGTGTGGATAAAACCTGGACTCGGATTTACAACCCTGAGCAAGTCGCGGTCGATCGCTGCGATCCCGATGGCGCTTTCATCAAACGTTGGGTGCCGGAATTGGAACATTTACCTGCTGAATTATTGGGAACCCCGCCCCCTACAAAAGGCTATCCCGCTCCAATTTTGAACTACAAACAAGCACGACAAAAGCGGGTGAAACAACTGGAACACCAACGCCAAAAATTTCTCCATCAAGACAATGTGGTGCCTTATTTAGGGCGGTTACCGCAAGACTTGCCCCCCTTTGGCAGCGATCGCTATCCCAGCGAGGTTTCCTGGGCAAAAATTCCAGATCCTGATTTGTTTCCTGCGGCGATCGATCTGGATACATTAGATTTAGACCAGGCAAAAGCCATCCGCACCTGGTTCGTTGCCCACGTTGAAATCCCCCCCCGAAAAATCACCAAACGCCGCAAACCCAAGCCCAAATCAAATGAGATTCAGTTGAGTTTGCTTTGATAGTTGCAAACGGTAGTGAACTTACATTTGTAGCATTGATTAATCAACTGAATTTGTTGACTTTCCCTGAATTACAGAGAAGCAAATGTAATAGAATAAACCCAGTTGAGCAATAAAAACTAGTAAATTGATAAGAGAGAAATCAGTTGTAGCTTCTCTAATAAAAATAGCAGGTGTTTGAAGTTCATTACTGCTGTTTTGCAGAATAGCTGACAAGAAGAATCCTCTAGCTGTAAATAGTCCTAAAAGTAGTTCAAATCCTTCGTCTTTGAGTGTAATCCCTACAGTAAATAGAGCGAAGAAGATGATATTTATCCATTGAAGTGGGTTGGGTTCAGAAGATAGGATAAGTCTTAGAGTTGCAATTATGATCCCGTAGCAAAACATTAAGCGTAACGGCTTCTTAATAAAGCTACTGAATCCTTGAAGGAAATACCCATAAAATAAAAAGCACAAAATTAAAGCTAATATTCCAGAAAGCAGAAAAGAAAAAGGAAGAGAGACTATCCAATGTGACAAAACAAAAGACAGTTTGTAACGCGAGGGATTCAATAGATAAAAAAATGAAAATGTAATAGTTAATATACTGAAATAAACTACGAATCCGTCGCGTACACGCCGCCATCGAATGATATTTGTTGAGCCAAAAAGTGATAAAAATTTTCTTTCATGAATATGCTCAAGAACAAAGACTAGAGTAACTGTGAATAGCATTGCATAGAAGCTACAGAAGAATAAGGCAAAGTAAGGGAAGCCATATATTTTTTATACAAATAAGATTGAAAAAACTTTGAAATATCACCTCCTTGTTGTACTGTTTCCCCAAAAGGAGGATAGATTATCGATAGAATTATAAATAGGAATATATACAGAATAAAAAAGACGAAAGTTGGAGCTACGAGTAGTAGGATGGTGCCAAACAAATACGACTTCCATCCATTACGTCCTTGCCGTGCTGCATCCAGAAACGGTGAAGTCATTGTGCTTCCCGATCCTCCAATTTGAACCGCTATAGAAAATTAAATCCTGGAAATGTATTTTAATGCCCTACTTCTCTGTAAATCTTAAAAGAAACTTGAAAGGACGAGTAAATTGGTAAAGTTGTTGCTCTTCCAGTGTGAACTGCACTGCTCATAGACACAAGGAAAGCGTCTTTTGCCACAATCAAAAGCGTAGAGCTAAACATCCAGATAGCTATGTTTGAGCAAGTGTCTGAAAGTTTCCAAAGTGTGCAAGCGAAATCGGGCGAGATGGTGCAGCAGTTGTCGAGCAAGGTAAGCAACACGATGGGTAAAGGGGTAACTAATGCGGTGAGTATGTCTTTGCAAAACTGGTTAAATGCTCATCCGTTGATTCACTGGGTAGTGGATCATCCCTTATGGACGGTGGGATTGGTTGTGGTGACAATCTTCCTGTTTTGGGGGTTGCTACGCGCGATCGCCCGTTTCATTGAGCAACTCTGGCTGATCATTTTGCGATCGCCCCTGCTCCTATTCCGCTGGGTGTTAGGCATCAGCACTCGCACCTATCAACGGTTGGCAGAGCCAAAAGATTTGCTGGTTCCTGCACCTATTGACAGTCAGGCAAGATTGACGGAGATTTTGACCCGGTTGGAGGTGTTGCGACAG is a window of Leptolyngbyaceae cyanobacterium JSC-12 DNA encoding:
- a CDS encoding putative oxidoreductase, aryl-alcohol dehydrogenase like protein (IMG reference gene:2510094605~PFAM: Aldo/keto reductase family) translates to MIALKPNGPSIAPLGIGTWQWGDKLFWSYGKDYGADQVRAAFFAALEAGVCFFDTAEVYGLGESERLLGQFMKETDQPVQVATKYFPLPWRFGPQAVEDTLTASLKRLQVEHIPLYQVHAPLDFLMGQRTLMNALADEVEKGRIGAIGISNYSAEQMRKAHKYLAARGIPLAVNQVRYSLLSRQIESNGIFETARELGITILAYSPLAQGLLTGKYTPESAPTPEGARRIDPRFKEKGLEKIAPLINTLKRIGETHQRTPAQVALNWLIAQGNVIPIPGAKNAEQARQNAGALGWSLSPDEVGEIEELSRGWR
- a CDS encoding putative protein-S-isoprenylcysteine methyltransferase (IMG reference gene:2510094606~PFAM: Isoprenylcysteine carboxyl methyltransferase (ICMT) family) yields the protein MGLFRDWGFSTASWRGERGEYWVLAQVLLILGFLVFPVYRLASWESWLSSPVIYWLRGWAIAFAIVSLLFFAKGLLDLGTNLTPLPHPRDDGELVQSGIYSIVRHPVYSGVIFAAVAWALYQVSLPHLIGVFIFLVFFDAKARQEENWLIQKHPEYTEYRQRVKKLIPWIY
- a CDS encoding response regulator with CheY-like receiver domain and winged-helix DNA-binding domain (IMG reference gene:2510094607~PFAM: Response regulator receiver domain) — encoded protein: MYKVLIVDDSPTVREMVSEQLRGSGFEVIEAVDGEEAIAKIQIAPPDIVVTDIVMPRKNGYELTRWLKNEPGTKHIPVVMCTSKGEEFDIYWGMKQGADAYITKPYHPPDLVAAVKRLLR
- a CDS encoding deoxyribodipyrimidine photolyase (IMG reference gene:2510094608~PFAM: FAD binding domain of DNA photolyase; DNA photolyase) yields the protein MNRTIVWFRRDLRIADHAPIYRAALRGAVIPVFVFDRALLHHPETAPARVEFLLQALMSLDQELRDRGGRLIIRSGDPVTVLPNLIRETEADGIYAHIDFERIYGRVRDARLNQALAEQGLKIRWFEPLGTTPDLIPYPAYRDLWYAHMEADLIPTPTRIDTPETILSDPIPTLTELGHVSDGKPIPPASIHAARRLLQEFLDEKSDRYYWQLSYPSAEATTGLSPHIKFGVISIRECYQTAKAIEPIADWRVERSQKQLIARIRWGSGFAQRFRYMPQLEVRSLYRVFDEDGWDFDEALYQAWQAGQTGFPIVDAAARCLQATGGWKELNFRSRALYSSFLSNLLGMDWRYGALHFMRHLIDGDCPIDHYQWAMQAGVTHCVDKTWTRIYNPEQVAVDRCDPDGAFIKRWVPELEHLPAELLGTPPPTKGYPAPILNYKQARQKRVKQLEHQRQKFLHQDNVVPYLGRLPQDLPPFGSDRYPSEVSWAKIPDPDLFPAAIDLDTLDLDQAKAIRTWFVAHVEIPPRKITKRRKPKPKSNEIQLSLL
- a CDS encoding hypothetical protein (IMG reference gene:2510094609); protein product: MLFTVTLVFVLEHIHERKFLSLFGSTNIIRWRRVRDGFVVYFSILTITFSFFYLLNPSRYKLSFVLSHWIVSLPFSFLLSGILALILCFLFYGYFLQGFSSFIKKPLRLMFCYGIIIATLRLILSSEPNPLQWINIIFFALFTVGITLKDEGFELLLGLFTARGFFLSAILQNSSNELQTPAIFIREATTDFSLINLLVFIAQLGLFYYICFSVIQGKSTNSVD
- a CDS encoding hypothetical protein (IMG reference gene:2510094610), producing the protein MTSPFLDAARQGRNGWKSYLFGTILLLVAPTFVFFILYIFLFIILSIIYPPFGETVQQGGDISKFFQSYLYKKYMASLTLPYSSVASMQCYSQLL
- a CDS encoding hypothetical protein (IMG reference gene:2510094611); translated protein: MFEQVSESFQSVQAKSGEMVQQLSSKVSNTMGKGVTNAVSMSLQNWLNAHPLIHWVVDHPLWTVGLVVVTIFLFWGLLRAIARFIEQLWLIILRSPLLLFRWVLGISTRTYQRLAEPKDLLVPAPIDSQARLTEILTRLEVLRQEQDQLLQEVKTLLTVQG